The Glycine soja cultivar W05 chromosome 8, ASM419377v2, whole genome shotgun sequence genome has a window encoding:
- the LOC114424323 gene encoding nodulin-26-like — MDENSATNGTHEVILDVNKDVSRTTQPSRSCVNVSFLQKLVAEVVGTYFLIFAGCASVVVNKNNNNVVTHPGISIVWGLVVMVLVYSVGHISGAHFNPAVTIAFASTRRFPLKQVPVYVVAQVVGSTLASATLRLLFSGKETQFSGTLPSGSNLQAFVIEFLITFFLMFVISGVATDDRAIGELAGIAVGSTVLLNVMFAGPITGASMNPARSIGPAILHNEYRGIWIYIVSPTLGAVAGTWVYNTIRYTDKPLREITKSTSFLKGVGRSGSSR, encoded by the exons ATGGATGAGAATTCAGCAACAAATGGAACCCATGAGGTGATTTTAGATGTAAACAAGGATGTCTCTAGAACAACTCAACCCTCACGCTCTTGTGTCAATGTTTCTTTCTTACAGAAG TTGGTAGCTGAGGTGGTGGGAACATATTTCTTGATATTTGCAGGGTGTGCTTCAGTGGTGGtgaacaagaacaacaacaacgttGTAACACATCCTGGGATATCAATTGTTTGGGGACTGGTTGTGATGGTACTGGTTTACTCTGTTGGTCACATCTCTGGTGCCCATTTCAATCCTGCAGTCACCATTGCTTTTGCCTCCACCAGAAGGTTTCCCTTGAAGCAG GTACCGGTTTATGTAGTAGCTCAGGTTGTTGGATCCACACTTGCAAGTGCGACTCTCAGACTATTATTTAGTGGCAAGGAAACCCAGTTTTCAGGAACACTCCCATCTGGGTCTAACCTGCAAGCTTTTGTGATTGAATTCTTAATCACCTTTTTCCTTATGTTTGTCATATCCGGGGTTGCCACTGATGACAGAGCG ATCGGTGAGTTGGCCGGGATTGCCGTTGGGTCCACTGTGCTGTTGAATGTGATGTTTGCAGG gCCAATCACAGGAGCATCAATGAACCCAGCAAGAAGCATAGGGCCAGCCATTTTACACAATGAATACAGAGGAATATGGATATATATAGTGTCTCCAACTCTTGGGGCCGTGGCTGGAACATGGGTATACAACACCATTAGGTACACGGACAAGCCACTGCGTGAGATCACCAAGAGTACCTCTTTCCTTAAAGGAGTAGGGCGTAGTGGTAGCTCTAGGTGA
- the LOC114424533 gene encoding protein NRT1/ PTR FAMILY 4.5-like yields the protein MDTHVVDGNVEWMQEEKVVDGKVDWKGRRALKHKHGGMKVSLLILGAFAVENMATLSLAVNFVSYFTGIMHYELADAANIVTDYMGVSYMLSIVVAVVADTWIGRYKSVVISGFIESLGLALLTVQAHMGSLTPPICNVYVKDAHCAKLSGKQEAFFFISLYLLAFGSAGLKASLPSHGADQFDERDPKEAMQMSSFFNGLLLAVCIGGAVSLTFNVYIQDRYGWDWGFGISTFAIVLGTILFAFGLPLYRIHVAHTKNGIIEIIQVYVAAIHNRNLSLPEDPIELYEIEQDKEAAMEIEHQPHRDIFRFLDKAAIQRKSDVQPENQETPNPWKLCRVTQVENAKIILSMLPIFCCSIIMTLCLAQLQTFSVQQGSTMDTRITKHFNIPPASLPIIPVGFLIIIVPFYDRICVPFLRKFTGIPTGITHLQRIGVGLILSCISMAIAAIIEVKRKGVARDNNMLDALPVKQPLPLSIFWLAFQYFIFGIADMFTYVGLLEFFYSEAPKGLKSTSTCFLWCSMALGYFLSSILVKIVNSATKNITSSGGWLAGNNINRNHLNLFYLFLSILSLINFFVYLFVSKRYKYRPQHPAVTGGNSEE from the exons ATg GATACTCATGTTGTTGATGGGAATGTGGAGTGGATGCAGGAGGAGAAAGTTGTTGATGGAAAAGTTGATTGGAAAGGAAGAAGAGCTTTGAAACACAAACATGGGGGGATGAAAGTTTCATTGCTCATACTTG GCGCATTTGCTGTCGAGAACATGGCAACTCTATCACTAGCAGTGAACTTTGTGTCATACTTCACTGGAATTATGCATTATGAATTAGCAGATGCAGCTAACATAGTAACCGATTACATGGGTGTTAGTTACATGCTTTCCATTGTTGTGGCCGTTGTTGCTGACACTTGGATTGGCAGATACAAATCCGTTGTTATTTCTGGATTCATTGAATCTTTG GGACTTGCATTGCTTACGGTACAGGCACACATGGGTAGCCTGACACCACCCATTTGCAACGTGTATGTGAAAGATGCACATTGTGCAAAGCTTAGTGGGAAGCAAGAAGCATTTTTCTTCATTAGCCTCTACTTGTTGGCCTTTGGCAGTGCAGGTTTGAAGGCTTCCTTGCCATCACATGGTGCTGATCAATTTGATGAAAGAGACCCCAAAGAAGCAATGCAAATGTCAAGCTTCTTCAATGGTCTCTTGTTAGCAGTATGCATTGGTGGTGCAGTGAGCTTAACGTTTAATGTATATATACAAGACCGCTATGGATGGGATTGGGGCTTTGGAATCTCCACTTTTGCTATTGTTTTGGGAACCATACTCTTTGCCTTTGGATTGCCACTATACCGAATTCATGTTGCACATACAAAAAACGGCATCATTGAGATCATACAG GTCTATGTTGCTGCAATTCACAACAGAAACCTTTCCCTTCCTGAAGATCCTATAGAACTATACGAGATTGAACAGGACAAAGAAGCTGCAATGGAAATAGAGCATCAACCTCATAGGGATATTTTCAG GTTTTTGGACAAAGCAGCTATCCAAAGAAAATCTGACGTGCAACCGGAGAACCAAGAGACTCCAAACCCATGGAAACTATGCAGAGTTACCCAAGTAGAAAATGCAAAAATCATTCTAAGCATGCTCCCTATATTCTGCTGCTCAATCATAATGACCCTTTGCTTAGCACAACTCCAAACCTTTTCTGTTCAGCAAGGCTCCACCATGGACACCAGGATCACAAAACATTTTAACATCCCTCCTGCATCCCTCCCAATCATCCCAGTTGGCTTCTTAATCATTATAGTCCCTTTCTATGATCGCATTTGTGTGCCTTTTCTTCGTAAATTCACTGGTATTCCCACCGGCATTACACACTTGCAGCGCATAGGAGTAGGCCTAATACTCTCTTGCATCTCCATGGCAATTGCAGCAATCATAGAGGTTAAAAGAAAAGGAGTTGCAAGAGACAACAACATGCTAGATGCCTTGCCAGTAAAACAGCCATTGCCATTGAGTATATTCTGGCTTGCTTTTCAGTATTTTATATTTGGCATAGCTGACATGTTTACCTACGTGGGGCTTCTTGAGTTTTTCTATTCAGAAGCACCAAAAGGCCTAAAATCCACATCAACATGCTTCCTTTGGTGCTCTATGGCCCTTGGCTATTTTCTAAGTTCCATATTGGTGAAAATTGTGAACAGTGCGACCAAGAATATCACTTCAAGTGGAGGTTGGTTAGCAGGGAACAATATTAACAGAAACCATCTGAACCTGTTCTACTTGTTCCTCTCAATATTGAGCTTGATCAACTTCTTTGTCTATTTGTTCGTTTCAAAGAGGTACAAGTACAGGCCTCAACACCCTGCAGTTACCGGTGGCAATTCAGAGGAGTGA
- the LOC114424293 gene encoding floral homeotic protein AGAMOUS-like isoform X2: MAFPNQSMSSESPQRKMGRGKIEIKRIENTTSRQVTFCKRRNGLLKKAYELSVLCDAEVALIVFSNRGRLYEYANNSVKASIERYKKASSDSSSGGRSASEANAQFYQQEAAKLRVQISNLQNHNRQMMGEGLSTMNGKDLKNLETKLEKGISRIRSKKNEMLFAEIEHMKKREIYLHNDNQLLRAKIGEGERSHHNVNGLSGSTSYESMQSQFDSRGFFQVTGLQPNNNNQYAGQDMSLQFV; the protein is encoded by the exons ATGGCTTTTCCAAACCAATCCATGTCATCAGAGTCTCCCCAGAGAAAGATGGGAAGAGGGAAGATTGAGATCAAGAGGATTGAGAACACCACCAGTCGACAAGTTACCTTCTGCAAGCGCAGAAATGGCTTGCTCAAGAAGGCATATGAGTTATCTGTGCTTTGTGATGCAGAGGTTGCTCTAATTGTCTTTTCAAACCGTGGCCGCCTCTATGAATATGCTAATAACAG CGTCAAAGCTTCAATTGAGAGGTACAAGAAAGCAAGTTCAGATTCATCTAGTGGTGGACGATCTGCTTCTGAGGCTAATGCTCAG TTTTATCAGCAAGAAGCAGCCAAACTGCGTGTGCAGATCAGCAATCTGCAGAATCACAATAG GCAAATGATGGGTGAGGGTTTGAGCACCATGAATGGCAAGGATCTCAAAAACCTAGAGACTAAATTAGAAAAAGGAATCAGCAGAATTCGTTCCAAGAAG AATGAGATGCTATTTGCAGAAATTGAGCACATGAAGAAAAGG GAGATATACTTGCACAATGACAACCAGCTTCTTAGAGCAAAG ATAGGAGAAGGTGAGAGGAGTCACCATAATGTTAACGGGTTGTCTGGAAGCACAAGCTATGAATCGATGCAATCTCAGTTTGACTCTCGCGGCTTCTTCCAAGTGACTGGATTAcaacctaataataataatcagtATGCCGGGCA
- the LOC114424293 gene encoding floral homeotic protein AGAMOUS-like isoform X1 — translation MAFPNQSMSSESPQRKMGRGKIEIKRIENTTSRQVTFCKRRNGLLKKAYELSVLCDAEVALIVFSNRGRLYEYANNSVKASIERYKKASSDSSSGGRSASEANAQFYQQEAAKLRVQISNLQNHNRQMMGEGLSTMNGKDLKNLETKLEKGISRIRSKKNEMLFAEIEHMKKRIAQEIYLHNDNQLLRAKIGEGERSHHNVNGLSGSTSYESMQSQFDSRGFFQVTGLQPNNNNQYAGQDMSLQFV, via the exons ATGGCTTTTCCAAACCAATCCATGTCATCAGAGTCTCCCCAGAGAAAGATGGGAAGAGGGAAGATTGAGATCAAGAGGATTGAGAACACCACCAGTCGACAAGTTACCTTCTGCAAGCGCAGAAATGGCTTGCTCAAGAAGGCATATGAGTTATCTGTGCTTTGTGATGCAGAGGTTGCTCTAATTGTCTTTTCAAACCGTGGCCGCCTCTATGAATATGCTAATAACAG CGTCAAAGCTTCAATTGAGAGGTACAAGAAAGCAAGTTCAGATTCATCTAGTGGTGGACGATCTGCTTCTGAGGCTAATGCTCAG TTTTATCAGCAAGAAGCAGCCAAACTGCGTGTGCAGATCAGCAATCTGCAGAATCACAATAG GCAAATGATGGGTGAGGGTTTGAGCACCATGAATGGCAAGGATCTCAAAAACCTAGAGACTAAATTAGAAAAAGGAATCAGCAGAATTCGTTCCAAGAAG AATGAGATGCTATTTGCAGAAATTGAGCACATGAAGAAAAGG ATTGCACAGGAGATATACTTGCACAATGACAACCAGCTTCTTAGAGCAAAG ATAGGAGAAGGTGAGAGGAGTCACCATAATGTTAACGGGTTGTCTGGAAGCACAAGCTATGAATCGATGCAATCTCAGTTTGACTCTCGCGGCTTCTTCCAAGTGACTGGATTAcaacctaataataataatcagtATGCCGGGCA